The genomic stretch TGCAAAAAATATCTTTAATACAAAATCAAGGTAACTACTAATATCGGGCGCAAATGTAACCCCTTCAGGTGCAACACTAGCAAAAAATTCAAATGCTAACGGGAACACAATAAAGTAAGAAAAAGCCACCCCCAAATAAAACAGTAATGCACTACTGATCACCAGCGGCGCAATTAATTTTTTCTCATGCTTATATAAACCCGGCGCGATGAAACCCCAAATTTGATATAGTACCCAAGGGATAGCAATAAATGAAGAAGCAACCAAGGTTAACTTTATTGGCGTGAAAAATGGCGTAGCGACATCTGTTGCTATCATACTTGTACCAGCAGGTAGCTGCGCAATCAAAGGCGCCGAAACTAGCTGATAAATATCATTAGCGAAATATACTAAAGAAATAAAAACCACGATAATTGCGCCACTCGCACGCAATAACCGATCCCTCAGCTCGATTAAATGAGTAATCAAAGGCTGAGTATTTGGATCTGCTGCCATTTATTTTTTATCCTGTTCGATAGCTTGATCAGCTATTTTAGGCGCCTGTTCAACCGTTGAGGTTGCAGTCGATGACTCAGCATCCGCATAAGGACGTGTCACCGAGGCAGCTGCATCACGTAAAGAATCAATAGAGTCTTGTAGTTCAGGGCTAATATTGTTCATGCCTTGCTGCTCAGCTTTTTTCAAATTGTCATGCATTTCTTGAATTTTCAATTCATGTGACAATTCGTCTTTTACTGAGTTAGCTGCACCTTTAATGGTTTTCACCCAAGTGCTGACCGTTTTTATAGCCACAGGTAACCGCTCTGGCCCTAATACTAATAGGCCCAGAACTGAGATAACGACAATCTCCCAAAATCCGATATCAAACATAAATTACGCCTGTTCTTTATCTTTTTTTGTTTCTGTTGTTTCTTTAGTTACATCTGTTTTTGCTGCGGTCGTTTCTTCTAATACTTTACTTTCTGTTTTGGTGTCTTTAGCGTCGTCACCCATGGCTTTTTTAAAGCCTTTAACTGCCGCACCTAAATCACCACCAACATTACGTAATTTCTTCGTTCCAAATAACAAAAGAATAATTACAGCAATGATAATTAACTGAGTAACACTGATTCCGCCCATGATAAAACCTTATTTTATGTAATTGAATACGTCATTATTAATATTGATCAGTATACAGTATATAGACTACATATTTACTACACTCTGATCTACGATAAATTTAACCGACCTTTTCGAGTCTGCTATTTCAGCTTGAACCAACCAAGTACAGTGCTCCCAAAGCCAATGCTCGCTAGCGTCAATGCTAGTGATGTCGAATCCGGGTGATACACGATTGCGGCACAAAGCATAATTACACCACCCACACTCAGTAAATAACGTCCTTTACCTGACTGCGCTTGGTTTTGAGTAAATTGTTCAGCTTGAGTGAACAGTTTATCCAATTTAGCCTGTTGTTTGGTTGCCTTTGTTAATGTATCAAACACTAACTCTGGTAATTCAGGTAATTTTTCAGCCCAAAATGGGGCTCGTTGTTTTACTGCAGAAAATACCGCTTGAGGGCCCATTTGTTCTTTCACCCAGCGTTCAAGGAAAGGCTTTGCCGTA from Moritella marina ATCC 15381 encodes the following:
- the tatC gene encoding twin-arginine translocase subunit TatC — encoded protein: MAADPNTQPLITHLIELRDRLLRASGAIIVVFISLVYFANDIYQLVSAPLIAQLPAGTSMIATDVATPFFTPIKLTLVASSFIAIPWVLYQIWGFIAPGLYKHEKKLIAPLVISSALLFYLGVAFSYFIVFPLAFEFFASVAPEGVTFAPDISSYLDFVLKIFFAFGLAFEIPIATLVLCWTGATTPESLRKKRPYIVVAAFIVGMLLTPPDIISQTLLAIPMLLLFELGLLFSRFYVKQDEIKDEEAGTD
- the tatB gene encoding Sec-independent protein translocase protein TatB, whose product is MFDIGFWEIVVISVLGLLVLGPERLPVAIKTVSTWVKTIKGAANSVKDELSHELKIQEMHDNLKKAEQQGMNNISPELQDSIDSLRDAAASVTRPYADAESSTATSTVEQAPKIADQAIEQDKK
- the tatA gene encoding twin-arginine translocase TatA/TatE family subunit, with protein sequence MGGISVTQLIIIAVIILLLFGTKKLRNVGGDLGAAVKGFKKAMGDDAKDTKTESKVLEETTAAKTDVTKETTETKKDKEQA